In Phaenicophaeus curvirostris isolate KB17595 unplaced genomic scaffold, BPBGC_Pcur_1.0 scaffold_122, whole genome shotgun sequence, one DNA window encodes the following:
- the GNG3 gene encoding guanine nucleotide-binding protein G(I)/G(S)/G(O) subunit gamma-3: protein MKGETPVNSTMSIGQARKMVEQLKIEASLCRIKVSKAAAELLTYCEAHACEDPLLTPVPTSENPFREKKFFCALL from the exons atgaAGGGCGAGACCCCCGTCAACAGCACCATGAGCATCGGGCAGGCGCGCAAGATGGTGGAGCAGCTCAAGATCGAGGCCAGTCTGTGCCGCATCAAg GTGTCGAAGGCGGCGGCGGAGCTGCTGACCTACTGCGAGGCCCACGCCTGCGAGGACCCCCTGCTCACGCCCGTCCCCACCTCCGAGAACCCCTTCCGCGAGAAGAAGTTCTTCTGCGCCCTCCTCTGA
- the HNRNPUL2 gene encoding heterogeneous nuclear ribonucleoprotein U-like protein 2 gives MDVKRLKVTELRAELGRRGLDARGLKVELAQRLQEALDAEMLAAGPEEGGGGGGGGGGGPTGEAGPAGGPAAHPHGEEEEEEEEEEEEEEEEEEEEDEEALLADEEEAGGAPAGITGAPGGITGAPGGITGAPAGIAAPGEVEAAPPGPAEEEEEEEEEEEEEPVEEAAAVEEEEEEEKKKQAAPQEPPGVETEPRAEPEGAEGGVNGAERPQEEAPSGDEAAAAEAKDEGAQAADEDDKSKPAGSDGERRGVKRQRDEKDEHGRAYYEFREEAYNSRSKSPPPPEEEPREGEDDETVVILDTYTSDLHFKASRDRYGGQPLFSEKFPALWSGARSTHGVTKGKICFEAKVTQYLPVKEGCTEVPLFRVGWSVDFSRSQLGEDEFSYGYDSRGLKVENGQFEEFGESFGENDVIGCFANFEGEEVVELSFSKNGEEVGAAFRIPKESLGERALLPHVLCKSCVVELNFGQKEEPFFPAPPEFVFIHAVPVEERIRTPLPPKSTEECEVLLMVGLPGSGKTQWAQKQSQENREKRYNILGTETVLHQLRTRGPEAEELDAKSRDLLAQQAAQCLSKLVQIAPRAKRNFILDQCNVYNSGQRRKLLAFKGFSRKVVVIVPTDEDWKKRLELRKEAEGDDVPESVMLEMKANYSLPEKNDYLDEVIYGELQKEEAQPLVTKYKEEARKLLPPSEKRANRRNNRNKRNRQNRNRGQGYVGGQRRGYDNRVYGQQQYWGQPGNRGGYRNFYDRYRGDYDRFYGRDYDYNRYRDYYRQYNREWQNYYQDRDRYYRNYYGYQGYR, from the exons atggaTGTGAAGAGGCTGAAGGTGACCGAGCTGAGGGCCGAGCTGGGCCGCCGGGGCCTGGATGCCCGCGGGTTGAAGGTGGAGCTGGCGCAGCGGCTTCAGGAGGCTCTGGACGCCGAGATGTTGGCGGCCGGGCccgaggaaggaggaggaggaggaggtggaggaggaggaggccccACCGGGGAAGCTGGGCCGGCGGGAGGCCCCGCCGCTCATCCCCacggcgaggaggaggaggaagaagaggaggaagaggaagaggaggaagaagaggaggaggaggaagacgaGGAAGCGCTGCTGGCTGATGAGGAGGAGGCCGGCGGGGCCCCGGCTGGGATAACAGGAGCTCCAGGAGGGATAACCGGTGCCCCGGGAGGGATAACCGGAGCCCCGGCGGGAATAGCGGCTCCAGGCGAGGTGGAAgcggcccctcccggccccgccgaggaagaggaggaggaagaggaggaggaggaggaagagccgGTGGAGGAAGCAGCGGccgtggaggaggaggaggaggaggagaagaagaagcaggCGGCCCCTCAGGAGCCACCCGGGGTGGAAACTGAGCCCCGGGCCGAGCCCGAAGGAGCCGAAGGCGGCGTTAACGGCGCCGAGAGGCCGCAGGAGGAGGCGCCCAGCGGGGACGAAGCCGCCGCCGCCGAGGCCAAGGACGAGGGAGCCCAGGCCG CCGACGAGGACGACAAATCCAAACCGGCCGGCTCCGACGGCGAGCGACGAGGCGTCAAGCGGCAGCGGGATGAGAAGGACGAGCACGGCCGGGCCTACTACGAATTCCGCGAGGAGGCCTACAACAGCCG ATCCAAGTCCCCTCCGCCACCCGAGGAAGAgcccagggaaggggaggaCGATGAAACCGTCGTCATCCTGGATACTT ATACTTCTGATCTCCACTTCAAAGCCAGCCGGGATCGCTACGGGGGGCAGCCGCTCTTCTCTGAGAAATTCCCTGCCCTCTGGTCCGGAGCCCGGAGCACTCACGGAGTCACCAAGGGGAAAATCTGCTTCGAGGCAAAG GTGACGCAGTATCTCCCCGTGAAGGAAGGATGCACGGAGGTTCCTCTCTTCCGCGTCGGCTGGTCCGTGGATTTTTCCCGCTCGCAGCTGG GCGAGGACGAGTTTTCCTACGGCTACGACAGCCGAGGCTTGAAGGTGGAAAACGGACAGTTCGAGGAGTTCGGAGAAAGCTTCGGAGAGAACGACGTCATCGGATGCTTTGCg AACTTCGAGGGCGAGGAGGTGGTGGAACTGTCCTTCTCCAAGAACGGCGAGGAGGTGGGAGCGGCGTTCCGGATCCCGAAGGAATCGCTGGGGGAGCGGGCGCTGCTGCCCCACGTCCTGTGCAAAAGCTGCGTGGTGGAACTCAACTTCGGGCAGAAGGAGGAGCCCTTCTTCCCGGCGCCTCCGGAATTTGTCTTCATCCACGCGGTTCCCGTCGAGGAGCGAATCCGCACTCCGCTCCCGCCGAAATCCACAGAGGAATGCGAG GTGCTGTTGATGGTCGGGCTGCCGGGCTCCGGGAAAACCCAGTGGGCGCAGAAGCAGAGCCAGGAAAACCGGGAGAAGCGCTACAACATCCTGGGAACGGAGACCGTGCTGCACCAGCTGCGG ACGAGGGGCCCCGAGGCGGAGGAGTTGGATGCCAAGAGCCGGGACCTGCTGGCCCAGCAGGCCGCTCAGTGCCTTAGCAAGCTGGTCCAGATCGCCCCCCGAGCCAAGCGCAACTTCATCCTCGACCAG TGCAACGTCTACAACTCCGGGCAGCGCCGGAAGCTTCTGGCCTTCAAGGGCTTCTCCCGGAAGGTCGTGGTGATCGTCCCGACGGACGAGGATTGGAAAAAGAGACTGGAATTGCGGAAGGAAGCGGAAGGAGACGACGTTCCCGAGTCGGTGATGCTGGAAATGAAAG CAAATTATTCCCTGCCGGAAAAGAACGATTACCTGGACGAGGTGATTTACGGAGAACTCCAGAAGGAAGAGGCCCAGCCCTTGGTCACCAAATACAAGGAAGAGGCCCGGAAGCTGCTTCCGCCTTCGGAAAAACGAGCCAATCGCCGCAACAACCGCAACAAACGCAACCGGCAGAACCGCAACCGCGGCCAGGGATATG TGGGCGGGCAGCGTCGCGGCTACGACAACCGGGTGTACGGGCAGCAGCAGTACTGGGGGCAGCCCGGGAACCGAGGG GGTTACCGCAACTTCTACGACCGCTACCGAGGCGACTACGACCGCTTCTACGGCCGCGACTACGACTACAACCGCTACCGCGACTACTACCGCCAGTACAACCGGGAG tggcaGAACTACTACCAGGACAGGGACCGGTACTACAGGAATTACTACGGCTACCAAGGCTACCGGTGA